One region of Diabrotica undecimpunctata isolate CICGRU chromosome 6, icDiaUnde3, whole genome shotgun sequence genomic DNA includes:
- the LOC140443241 gene encoding uncharacterized protein yields MTPVLFLSCLILFVFVHSEVIIPQSKTYTIITNSYSIIVWYLCSSEESCIKQNKIGSQDKLSCPKGSSSQLCSCRQTYLRSPDTNYINFYDKQLALVDIEQSIIRLDSGTVCDYYDGTCRDPKIDSSVGVCWEFKKMNHVHETMVEEYTSKLNTFLVFVYKEIRITLQLLYLTENSSQLWCTNRLDMVVYNGSLTTQEAYRIENTSPRELGCYPKIFASNDQQKDIIKTETKYNSNNIETNSMHEIMNSQNFLQLSESFWVVKFVCVPVIAALILLHMILSCLQFKVLNDLKNGKSVKQDKNFDKRNNIMNKNQTNTKETYYESVDYDAINKEIKIPSVKTVEFKNVDNELYKEH; encoded by the coding sequence ATGACGCCCgttttatttttaagttgtttAATATTATTCGTTTTTGTACATAGTGAAGTGATAATCCCTCAATCCAAAACTTACACCATTATAACAAATTCTTATTCAATTATTGTTTGGTATTTATGTAGCAGCGAAGAATCTTgtatcaaacaaaataaaataggaTCTCAGGATAAATTGTCTTGTCCAAAAGGCAGTTCCAGTCAGTTGTGTTCTTGCCGACAAACCTATTTACGTAGTCCTGATACtaactatataaatttttatgacaAACAATTAGCTTTAGTCGATATTGAACAATCCATAATACGTTTAGATAGTGGAACAGTCTGTGACTATTATGATGGAACATGCCGAGACCCAAAAATTGATAGTTCCGTTGGTGTTTGCTGGGAATTTAAGAAGATGAACCATGTACATGAGACTATGGTAGAAGAATATACCTCAAAGTTAAATACATTTCTAGTTTTTGTTTACAAAGAAATCAGAATTACACTGCAACTATTGTATTTGACCGAAAATAGCTCACAACTGTGGTGTACTAATAGACTAGATATGGTGGTTTATAATGGCTCTTTAACCACTCAAGAAGCTTACCGTATCGAAAATACGTCACCTAGAGAGTTGGGATGTTATCCAAAAATTTTTGCTTCAAATGATCAACAGAAAGACATAATAAAGACAGAAACTaaatataatagtaataatattgAAACTAATAGTATGCATGAAATAATGAATTCTCAGAACTTTCTGCAATTATCTGAAAGCTTTTGGGTCGTTAAGTTTGTATGCGTGCCCGTTATTGCAGCTTTGATATTATTGCATATGATTCTATCCTGCCTGCAGTTCAAGGTTTTAAACGATTTAAAGAATGGAAAAAGTGTTAAACAAGATAAGAATTTCGATAAGAGGAACAATATAATGAATAAAAATCAAACGAATACAAAAGAAACCTACTATGAAAGTGTAGATTATGATGCCATAAACAAGGAAATAAAGATACCATCTGtgaaaactgttgagtttaagAATGTAGACAATGAGTTATACAAAGAACATTAA